A region of Paucidesulfovibrio longus DSM 6739 DNA encodes the following proteins:
- a CDS encoding cereblon family protein, translated as MQPPSTPLWPPCGSPGLDLKPRTDKTRSQVRPGSAPDGRPGSRPGSETGDRSGRVLVCRDCARPITRPEARTVVEGKHVHVFCNPTGVVYEVACFAFASGLTPEGGIYAEFSWFPGHSWQIVNCSGCGAHLGWRFTSRSGSGFHGLLPAMLREQSADPQ; from the coding sequence ATGCAGCCGCCTAGCACGCCCCTTTGGCCCCCTTGCGGGAGTCCCGGACTCGACCTCAAGCCCCGAACGGACAAGACGCGTTCCCAGGTCCGGCCCGGCAGCGCTCCCGACGGCAGACCGGGCAGCAGACCGGGCAGCGAAACCGGGGACCGGTCCGGCCGCGTCCTGGTCTGCCGCGACTGCGCCCGGCCCATCACCCGCCCGGAAGCGCGCACCGTGGTCGAAGGCAAGCATGTGCACGTCTTCTGCAACCCCACGGGCGTGGTCTACGAGGTGGCCTGCTTCGCTTTCGCGTCCGGCCTGACGCCCGAAGGCGGAATCTATGCGGAGTTCAGCTGGTTTCCGGGCCACTCCTGGCAGATCGTGAACTGCTCCGGTTGCGGCGCGCACCTCGGCTGGCGTTTCACGTCCCGTTCCGGCAGCGGGTTTCACGGCCTGCTGCCCGCGATGCTCCGCGAGCAAAGCGCCGATCCGCAATAA
- a CDS encoding carboxymuconolactone decarboxylase family protein, whose product MPESQLELFKEIHENYVVFGEHQPEVAQGSADLAAEVYKDGELRGRDKRLMALCAALVSGCRACILFQTRQALELGVSAAEILETCGVAVSLGGTMAAGESCRVVAYLRERELI is encoded by the coding sequence ATGCCGGAATCGCAGTTGGAGCTGTTTAAAGAAATTCATGAGAATTACGTGGTCTTTGGGGAGCATCAGCCGGAAGTCGCGCAAGGCTCTGCGGACCTCGCGGCCGAGGTCTACAAGGACGGAGAATTGCGCGGCCGCGACAAGCGGCTCATGGCCCTTTGCGCGGCCCTGGTTTCGGGCTGCCGGGCCTGCATTCTCTTCCAGACCCGCCAGGCCCTCGAACTGGGCGTGAGCGCGGCGGAAATACTGGAAACCTGCGGAGTGGCCGTCAGCCTGGGGGGAACCATGGCCGCAGGGGAGTCCTGCCGGGTGGTCGCCTACCTGCGCGAGCGCGAGCTGATCTGA
- a CDS encoding LysR substrate-binding domain-containing protein codes for MANDKTGLQLPLDHLRTFVVAAETGGFTSAGRIVHRTQAAVSMQIKRLESELGQELFHREGRGVRPTQAGELLLGYARRLLGLHDEALAALVKPDVAGTVRLGAPEDFAGAPLAQALARFARAHPRVLVELHCEATPRLLESLAAGRLDLTLATGTDGAARTESGGRAIHRAPLAWAVGRGFDTHLTRPLPLAVFHQGCPYRRAAESALDAAGIPWRAAFSTPSLSGALAAVRAGLGVAPVPRSLAAPDCRLLKEDEELPALVDVDVTLHCCRGGAGSPAAALLADLLAEAFADLG; via the coding sequence ATGGCTAATGACAAGACCGGGTTGCAACTGCCCCTGGATCACCTGCGCACTTTTGTTGTCGCGGCGGAAACCGGCGGCTTCACGTCCGCGGGACGGATCGTGCACCGGACCCAGGCCGCCGTGAGCATGCAGATCAAGCGGCTGGAGTCGGAACTGGGACAGGAGCTGTTTCACCGGGAAGGACGCGGCGTTCGCCCGACCCAGGCAGGGGAGCTGTTGCTCGGCTACGCCCGCAGGCTGCTCGGCCTGCACGACGAGGCCCTGGCCGCCCTGGTCAAGCCGGATGTGGCCGGAACCGTGCGTCTCGGAGCGCCCGAGGATTTTGCCGGGGCGCCCCTGGCGCAGGCTCTGGCCCGGTTCGCCAGGGCGCATCCGCGCGTGCTCGTGGAGCTGCACTGCGAAGCCACCCCGCGCCTGCTGGAATCGCTGGCCGCCGGGAGGCTGGACCTGACCCTGGCCACGGGCACGGACGGAGCCGCCCGCACGGAATCCGGCGGAAGAGCCATCCATCGCGCTCCCCTGGCCTGGGCCGTGGGACGCGGGTTCGACACGCACCTGACCCGCCCCCTGCCTCTGGCGGTGTTTCATCAGGGCTGCCCGTACCGCCGCGCCGCGGAAAGCGCCCTGGACGCGGCAGGCATTCCCTGGCGGGCCGCATTTTCCACTCCCAGTCTTTCCGGGGCGCTGGCCGCCGTCCGCGCCGGGCTGGGCGTGGCTCCGGTGCCCCGATCCCTCGCGGCCCCGGATTGCCGGCTGTTGAAGGAGGACGAGGAGCTGCCCGCCCTGGTGGATGTCGATGTGACCCTGCACTGCTGCCGGGGCGGAGCAGGCAGCCCGGCCGCGGCGCTGCTCGCGGATTTGCTGGCCGAGGCGTTTGCCGATCTGGGTTGA